The genomic region GAAGAAAAAACATCAACCTACAGCGCGTCCGCGCTCTCTCCTGACAGGTGAGTTTATCGATCGTCCAGTTTGGGGGCCAAACTTTGACGACGATTTAGCGGGCGGATCTGAAATTGCAGGTCTTGATCCGAACTTGCGCGAGATTGAGGAACACGTGGCGTTTACGTACCAGCAGACGTTTATGATGTACTTGCCCCGCATCTGCGAACATTGTCTGAATCCAGCCTGCGTCGCAGCTTGTCCTTCTGGCGCCATCTATAAGCGCGACGAAGACGGAATTGTGCTTGTCGACCAGGATGCCTGCCGCGGGTGGCGGTTTTGTGTCAGTGCATGTCCATACAAAAAAGTCTATTTTAACTGGAATACCCACAAAGCAGAAAAGTGCCACTTCTGTTATCCGCGCATTGAAGCGGGTCTACCTACGGTATGCTCGGAAACCTGTGTAGGGCGCATTCGCTATCTCGGTGTGATGTTTTACGATGCGGATAAGATTCGCGAGGCCGCGTCTGTGAAGAACGAGCAGGATCTCTATAAAGCGCAATTGGATGCATTTCTTGATCCGTACGATCCGGCTGTCATTGCGGCTGCTCGTGAAGCGGGCATCAATGAGGCTTGGATTGAAGCGGCGCAGAATTCACCCGTTTACAAGATGGCGGTTGAGTGGAAGGTCGCATTGCCGCTTCATCCGGAATACCGCACCATGCCGATGGTCTGGTATGTACCGCCGCTGAGTCCGATGATGACTCACGTACAGAACGAGGATTCCATGTCTGCCGACGCCTATCTCACGGTGGTCGACGATATGCGAATTCCTGTTGAATATCTCGCATCCATCTTGTCTGCGGGTGACACAGATGTCGTACGCCGAGCGCTGATTCGCCTTACGGCAATGCGCGCATTTATGCGCGCGTCACGGGTCGGGGATCTGGACGGTGGAAAACTGCTCAAAGAGTCAGGGCTGACTGCGGATCAAGTGCTGGCGATGGCCCGTTTGTTTGGCGTGGCAAAGTACGACGAACGCTTTGTCATCCCAACCGCAAAGCGCGAGACAAACCCGGATCTTGCTTATGCGCAAGGTGCGTGCAGCCTTGAAGGAATAGCACCGCCGGAAGGAATTTTAGCGCCGGTGAAACGGTGAGGGGGATGCCAAAATGACGCTGCAAGAGCGAATGAAAATCGCCTCTATCCTTTTAGTCTACCCGGAGAAAAACTTTTCAGAGATTCTTGAAGAGATTGAAATGGTCTGTAAAGAATCTGAGGATAAACTGGTCCTGGCGTCCGTGGATGCGCTCGCGCGGGTTCCGGTTTCAGACTTGATCCGCTGCTACGTCGCTACGTTTGACATGCAAGAATCCACTGCACTGTATCTCACGGCTCACGAGCTTGGAGATAGCAGGGAGCGGGGAGATGCGCTGCTTCGGCTTCAGGCACTCCTCCGAGGTGCGGCGTTTGAGCCACTCGAGGGAGAATTGCCTGATTATCTGCCACTTCTTATGGAATTTATTGCAGAAAAGCCGATTGGAATGCCGACAGATGAACTGGAGTCAAGACTCGCTGTTGCCTGCCAGATGATTTACGAACGACTTGACGAGAAACACCCGTACCGGAAATTGTTTGAGTTAATCCGTGATTGTTTGCCAAGTGGCCAGAGTCCATTGCAGGATGAAGCTGGTGCAATTCTTTTAAAACCAGTTGTGGAGACAGATTTGGACAATCTG from Ferroacidibacillus organovorans harbors:
- the narH gene encoding nitrate reductase subunit beta; translation: MRIKAQVAMVMNLDKCIGCHTCSVTCKNTWTNRPGVEYAWFNNVETRPGPGYPKRWEDQDKFRGGWTMKDGKLRLRAGGAIAKLAQIFHNPDQPTLDDYYEPWTYDYENLTDSPKKKHQPTARPRSLLTGEFIDRPVWGPNFDDDLAGGSEIAGLDPNLREIEEHVAFTYQQTFMMYLPRICEHCLNPACVAACPSGAIYKRDEDGIVLVDQDACRGWRFCVSACPYKKVYFNWNTHKAEKCHFCYPRIEAGLPTVCSETCVGRIRYLGVMFYDADKIREAASVKNEQDLYKAQLDAFLDPYDPAVIAAAREAGINEAWIEAAQNSPVYKMAVEWKVALPLHPEYRTMPMVWYVPPLSPMMTHVQNEDSMSADAYLTVVDDMRIPVEYLASILSAGDTDVVRRALIRLTAMRAFMRASRVGDLDGGKLLKESGLTADQVLAMARLFGVAKYDERFVIPTAKRETNPDLAYAQGACSLEGIAPPEGILAPVKR
- the narJ gene encoding nitrate reductase molybdenum cofactor assembly chaperone — translated: MTLQERMKIASILLVYPEKNFSEILEEIEMVCKESEDKLVLASVDALARVPVSDLIRCYVATFDMQESTALYLTAHELGDSRERGDALLRLQALLRGAAFEPLEGELPDYLPLLMEFIAEKPIGMPTDELESRLAVACQMIYERLDEKHPYRKLFELIRDCLPSGQSPLQDEAGAILLKPVVETDLDNLPYPLVYD